A single window of Oncorhynchus clarkii lewisi isolate Uvic-CL-2024 chromosome 10, UVic_Ocla_1.0, whole genome shotgun sequence DNA harbors:
- the LOC139418073 gene encoding general transcription factor II-I repeat domain-containing protein 1, which yields MAQMRKSGCDGIRTNSRAELRVPQVSARQEILTSLVSALDSVCTAMSKLNAEVACVTVHEDSVITVGTEKGRVFLNSRREIQTDFHKFCKMPCLQGLTTVNAHVNVQENESCKIGKEGGHGKQRASTDAHSNIFVLRKMVEEVFSVLYSEAVGKSSLVPVPYEWILKDPSSVVAHGLPEGIALRKPAEYDTKTLMKILEQSNRIHFTVKRTTAEPLREAKSSAGDVRNHNSSSGAIKSLAIHGPASKPATAAQEVSNASVSASNSMLSSFLYGMPMSSQPHPDGKLDLKPTSLFNLGKDRLGAWAAGAEKGTAAKDSSDNGEWIGLQGELGQTPPSIHVSKRLLFSIVHEKSEKWDSFIRETEDINTLRECVQILFNSRYAEALGLDHMVPVPYRKIACDPEAVEIIGIPDNIPFKRPCTYGVPKLKRILEERHGVRFVVKRMFDERIFTAAGKVAKEEGKHDIGSTSEDGFPDNLRVPLAALELVTNPHSSRSTSSCVSPLADFEAGPSGDCIPLKKIKTEPPDGEIIQVTVPDASVSVEEPNESHADPAAAAVVVVATPAQAASCRSLETHAALSPKPASQGLRRSSEGNIAEDIGEMILQLRRQVESIFSTKYAEALGLLEPAKVPYSKFQMYPEELCVTGLPEGVAFRRPNCFGAAKLRKILAVGSQIQFVIKRPELLTDQVKLETPPFPACDSDLDSKDALTEDAGADSKRPGFSDSLEAKLSRIDLANTLREQVQDLFNRKYGEALGIKYPVQVPYKRIKSNPGSVIIEGLPPGIPFRKPCTFGSQNLERILAVADKICFTITRPFQGLIPKPAPRRITLLKKAYASISDDEEVNRMGEKVILREQVKELFNQKYGDALGLDRSVIVPYKLIRASPDSVEVIGLPDDIPFRNPNTYDIVRLEKILQGRDDITINIKSQLQPFAEICTQTCNTEGKEVSTNRRKRKRVLESSRVSLPSESGVSTNQIPVMQWPMYMVDYSGVNGQVPGKVKY from the exons ATGGCGCAGATGAGGAAGTCAGGATGTGATGGGATAAGAACTAACTCCCGGGCTGAGCTGCGGGTCCCACAGGTGTCAGCCAGACAGGAGATCCTCACCAGCCTAGTGTCTGCGTTGGACTCAGTG TGCACAGCCATGTCAAAGCTCAACGCCGAGGTAGCTTGCGTCACCGTGCACGAGGACAGCGTGATCACCGTGGGAACAGAGAAGGGAAGAGTCTTCCTCAACTCACGGAGGGAAATACAAACAGACTTCCACAAGTTTTGCA AGATGCCCTGTCTACAAGGGCTGACCACAGTGAATGCCCATGTCAATGTCCAGGAAAATGAATCATGCAAGATTGGCAAAGAGGGCGGGCACGGCAAACAGAGGGCCTCAACAGACGCCCACTCTAACATCTTTGTCTTGAGAAAAATGGTGGAAGAAGTATTCAGTGTGCTTTACA GCGAGGCCGTTGGGAAGAGTAGCCTGGTCCCTGTGCCTTATGAGTGGATCCTGAAGGACCCCAGCTCTGTGGTGGCCCACGGCCTGCCTGAGGGGATCGCCCTGAGGAAACCTGCCGAGTACGACACCAAGACCTTAATGAAGATCCTTGAGCAGAGCAACCGCATCCACTTCACTGTCAAAAG AACAACAGCAGAGCCCTTGCGGGAGGCTAAGTCAAGCGCCGGCGACGTCAGAAACCACAACTCCTCCTCGGGCGCCATCAAGAGCCTAGCTATCCATGGCCCGGCCTCCAAGCCTGCCACCGCCGCCCAGGAAGTGTCCAACGCTTCAGTCTCAGCCAGCAACTCCATGCTCTCCAGCTTCCTGTATGGCATGCCCATGTCCTCCCAGCCACACCCCGATGGCAAGCTGGACCTCAAGCCCACATCCCTCTTCAACCTGGGTAAAGACCGCCTGGGGGCCTGGGCGGCGGGGGCGGAGAAAGGGACGGCCGCCAAGGACAGTTCCGACAATG GTGAGTGGATAGGACTTCAAGGGGAGTTGGGCCAGACTCCTCCCAGCATCCACGTCTCCAAACGCCTCCTGTTTTCCATAGTTCATGAGAAGTCAG AAAAATGGGACTCGTTCATTCGAGAGACTGAGGACATAAACACACTGAGAGAATGTGTGCAGATCCTGTTCAACAGTCGCTATG CGGAGGCCCTGGGCTTGGACCACATGGTTCCAGTGCCGTACCGGAAGATAGCTTGTGACCCAGAGGCCGTGGAGATCATCGGCATCCCAGACAACATCCCCTTCAAAAGGCCCTGCACCTACGGAGTGCCCAAACTCAAACGCATCCTGGAGGAACGCCATGGGGTCCGCTTTGTAGTCAAAAG AATGTTTGACGAAAGGATTTTCACAG CTGCTGGTAAGGTGGCCAAGGAAGAGGGCAAGCATGACATAGGCTCCACGTCCGAGGACGGTTTCCCTGACAACCTCCGGGTCCCGTTGGCTGCACTGGAGCTGGTCACCAATCCTCACAGCAGCAG ATCTACAAGCTCTTGTGTGAGTCCATTGGCTGACTTCGAAGCAG GACCTTCGGGAGATTGTATTCCCTTGAAAAAGATTAAAACGGAGCCCCCAGATGGGGAAATCATCCAGGTGACTGTACCAG ATGCCAGTGTTTCAGTTGAGGAGCCGAATGAGTCTCATGCTGACCCGGCTGCAGcagcagtggtggtggtggccaCCCCAGCCCAGGCTGCTTCTTGCCGCTCTCTGGAAACCCACGCAG CACTGTCACCTAAACCAGCTTCGCAAGGCCTCAGGAGATCATCTGAAG GAAATATCGCTGAGGACATAGGTGAAATGATCCTCCAGCTTCGGAGGCAGGTGGAAAGCATATTCAGCACTAAGTACG CCGAGGCGCTTGGACTACTTGAACCTGCGAAGGTGCCCTACTCCAAGTTTCAGATGTACCCAGAGGAGCTGTGTGTCACAGGGCTACCGGAGGGTGTGGCTTTCCGCAGACCCAACTGTTTTGGAGCGGCCAAGCTACGCAAGATCCTGGCCGTTGGCAGTCAGATTCAGTTTGTCATCAAAAG GCCAGAACTTTTAACGGATCAAGTCAAGCTAGAGACGCCTCCTTTCCCGGCCTGTGATTCAG ACCTCGACTCCAAAGATGCTTTGACAGAAGATGCAGGGGCCGATTCGAAGAGACCAGGCTTCTCAG ATAGCTTAGAGGCCAAGCTGTCCAGGATCGACCTTGCCAACACCCTGAGAGAGCAGGTCCAGGACCTGTTCAACAGGAAGTATGGGGAGGCACTTGGCATAAAATACCCGGTCCAGGTACCTTACAAGAGGATCAAGAGCAACCCGGGCTCGGTGATCATCGAGGGCCTGCCCCCTGGCATCCCTTTCAGGAAACCATGTACCTTTGGCTCGCAAAACCTGGAGAGGATCTTGGCGGTGGCTGACAAGATCTGCTTCACCATCACCAG ACCTTTCCAAGGACTCATCCCTAAACCAG CACCTCGTCGGATCACTTTATTGAAGAAGGCCTACGCCTCAATAAGTG ATGACGAGGAGGTCAACCGCATGGGGGAGAAAGTGATCCTCCGTGAGCAAGTGAAAGAACTCTTCAACCAGAAATATG GTGACGCTCTAGGCCTGGACCGCTCCGTCATAGTCCCATACAAGCTGATCCGTGCCAGTCCCGACTCTGTTGAAGTAATTGGCCTTCCGGATGATATTCCCTTCCGAAATCCCAACACTTACGACATAGTCCGCCTGGAAAAGATCCTTCAAGGCCGAGATGATATCACCATCAACATCAAGAGCCAGCTACA GCCTTTTGCGGAAATATGCACCCaaacatgtaacacag AAGGGAAAGAGGTTTCTACCAATCGACGCAAGCGCAAAAGAGTCCTGGAGAGCAGCCGAGTGTCCTTACCCTCTGAGTCAGGGGTATCAACCAATCAGATTCCAGTGATG CAATGGCCCATGTACATGGTGGACTACAGTGGAGTGAATGGGCAAGTCCCTGGGAAGGTGAAATACTAG